The nucleotide window gaccggctcggagaggagagcagatttttatcacgttggaaacagtgttttgagtgattgtagtaaagtttatttttgcatttgcaccttttttgtcattaaaaatgcctgaacgcgcttcgtgtgaagtaataaaaggagccgaccggctccgcttgcgtgctctttctcgctcgcacccgctttcagatctcttccagccggtcgatgtgaaatagttggcggctccgctccggccaattccaagcgtatacgacccggtctgtgtgaaaagaaaaaagcaggccgatgctctccgagccggtctgtgtgaacggacccttacgTTCCACCATATTTGCGCCGTTAgtgttgacaattttttttttctcgctggataAACGTTTTTACGCGTtacccccacttgaagtgggggtaTGTGAGTTTCGCCTGCGCTTAGAACGTCCAGTGCACCGGAATACCAACTAATAAAGCAGCGGTGACCGCACCGTCTCTTCGGAGGGCGTCAGGTGATCGCTTGCACATACtagtgacgccccgacggttgacCCGCCCGTGCGGGTTTCTAATCTCGGTATCCCGGGAACCCATTCAGCTCCAGCAAGGCAGAGCCTTGACCCTTGTGATAATGCTTAAATCATATCTTTTACCACCTTATCTATACACAATCATTTTGATTATTACAGTTTCATTATGCttttattgtcattaaaataaaattttggtgCCCCTTATCATCTGGCGCCTAGAAAGACTGCTCCTTTCGCTCTACCCGAAGGCCGGCGCTGATAATATAGCTGATTATCAGCTAATATActgaagcaataaaaaaaaactaaataacagcaagtttttttatttagaaatttgaacacaaaaacatttgtcaaacataataatttgaataaaaataagaatataaacaaaatgcaaatataattaataaacacatttcaaaataacatttattcaagttaaaagattaaaataaattattttaatggtaaTGAAAGATGTCATGAAGAATAAATTCCAAGTGAAAAACGTgtgctgtttttatatttattaatcttatgaAATTATCAAAGAAAATTTCATACtaagtactaaatatttaattaatatactcaCCAATgcattattctatttttaaaaagtccaACACAGATAACGCAACTTCTATGGCAGACAAATGTGACAGTTCCTTGTAACTGGAAAGTGGGAACCATAGACATTGAAAGCTCTATAGATTATAGCGACGTGTGCGTTAATGCAGacctaatataatttgttaaatgtgCTAGGTCTACGTTAATTTAGATTCTCACTCGTAAATATAACTTCAGAAATAAATGGAATATACTTTCAATACAGAACTATATTTGTAAGAGATTTTTAGTATAGATTTGCagattctattttcaaaaaaccTACAGTAATGCTAATATCACATTCATAGAGGATTTCTATAGTTCATTTTTAATGTCGACTTTTTACTTTTACGTCCATGTACGTTTGGTTGTTGTAGAATGTTGTTCTCGTCAACTCTTCTTTGAAATAATCAATCGTTCTCTGTAACCCATCTTGTAGAGAtatctaaatgaaaaaaaaatcatagtttaccttttttatactGCTACAATTGCtttgtaataaagttaattattttcaatattccaTTTTGCTTTCTCGTTCGTTCGCTAAGTCCAATAGTATggtaaaaatgtacaaatatatatatatatatatatatatatatatatatatatacacatatacatttgcacatacatatatgccgatgatttatattaaataggtatttattaattcttagcTTTCtattttgtacaattatttacTACATTCATTACCATCGTATATGCAATaaagattgaaataaataattatttataccttAGGAGACCAATTGAGATGTGTTTCAGCTATGGTGATATCTGGACGTCGGCGCTGAGGGTCATCTTCGACAGCAGCACCAGTTGCTACGGTACTACGACACCCGGGGACTAGattctttattattacagcaAATTCTGGAAcacatttttcaaattatatagatCTGATTACATTTTAGTAGAAAAAGAAATGTTATATACCTTCTATAGTATGTTCTACTGGATTTCCAATATTAACTGGTAAGGTATAACTGGAAGCCATTAGTCCTAATAGGCCATCTACCAGATCCGAGACATAACAAAACGACCGCGTTTGTTTTCCATTGCCATAAAcctgatgaaaaaaaaaaacaattttaactttaaaattaaaaatccctgcaaatatttaaaattattgaaaacatcatcactctattccctcactctcacaaACCAATGGACGGCAGatctgacacgaccgaaaagatttcaggcgcaggatcaacagCTTAACGtgcattccgaggcacgggaaagTAAACACCGCCAACCTTCTAACTCCGAACTGCTAAAAGATAATTTCTCGAcgaaaaaacctaataacttttagTAACACTCTGGATCTGCGACCTTATAAGCTACCGGATTAACAATaccataaaataaagtaatatttgagtttaaaaaataaagtttttacttaCTGTAATAGTTAAATTTTGTATAGCTTGCATAATGAAATTGGACACGACTCTTCCATCCGAAACGTGCATTCGAGGTccataagtattaaatattctgGCAACTCGTACAGACACATTCTCCTGCTTGGCGTATGAGTACGCTAGTGTTTCTGCCACTCTCTTGCCTTCGTCATAGCACGCACGTGGCCCTGTAATTAGCTCTCATTAAATCGAACGTGTGCGGGCTTAGATGAATGCATTCGAATCGATTCGAAGCGATTTAAATTAGAGatcaaatatagaaaaaaaatatagaaaaagctAAGCTAAGGATTCTCTTAAGGCGAaggtataaaatacttttttttgctttatatatatttcacggGTTATGAAAATGGAATAGAACTTTGTTAATGTATATTGAAAATGACAGTTCTTGACAACGACGAGGGAAGTAACGTTAGCAAATGTTCTGAATCCTATCCGAATCTAGTTATGCAAAATGCCACTTTATGCATCACATCGCTAGACCCATAGAGGCGAAGCAGCAACGTTTACCGCGGGGAAAACAcgcgaaatataattttaatagtagtattttaaatacctaTTGGATTGACGTGGCCCCAGTATGATTCCGGTTGTGGATGAACCATTGGGTCACCATAGACTTCAGAGGTGCTAGCTATTAAAATTTTTGCTCCCACTCTCCTCGCCaaaccttaaatattttatatcagaatTAAATAATGACTTAAATTATTCTACAAATAGGCCTCCAGATTATAAGTGATCACTATTGCATAGACatcggcgctgtaagaaatgtgaaccatTACACAATCAATGTGCTGTCCAACCAtggaaactaaaattttatgtacatagGGTTTGTAATTACGaatctataaaatttaacaaaaaatttgCAGCAAacgtttaacaaatatttaacatatgttGAAATATAACAAACTCCATTGTTTAAGactatattaagaaaaaaatatatttaccaagcATATTGATTGTTCCcaaagtatttgttttaattgtttttacaggGTTTTGCATGTAATGTGGTGGGCTCGCTGGACTAGCTAAGTGGTATATTTCATCTGCCTGAAATAAAAAaggagtttatttttttaactgtaaaaTTTGCCACAGTTAAAAATCTCTTTGGGATATAAtactcaataaaattaattatggacAATTTAATAGTAAATTGTCACAAAGCTGTGaattgttacaaaattttagttatatatattgtttttttttttaatacaaattaatttatgaagtaAAGATCTTTTCTTCTTCAAGAGTTTATGTATGTGAGCGACaactttgtaaatttaatttggaTTCTTAGTATATAATGTTGGcctactaaaaaataaaatacttcatagtgatataatataaacagtatcattggttatttaataattaaattaaagtagcACTTCAAGTAGATTAGGTACTGTTttgttatcatttaataatatatgttttcttcATTTATAAGTAATTGTTTGATTAGATTATAGCCCACGTTTATGAAGTACAAGTACTCCGACTTCGTCCGGGTTGAAAATGATCTTTTTATGCCAAAAATGACTTTTATAGGATAAAAGTTGACACCTTGGGttacatttttgtaattttcataAGGATCtcaaactttttaaattctataggtgagagatttttttttaaattggttaagtagattttgagtttatccataacaaacaaaaaatcaaatcgtttttcttttaaatatttgtatagattaatatgataaaaatatgaaataaaaatcagtGTCTAGTCaagtgttaaaatattgtcCAGCCATTTGACCCGCTTAGTTTTTATgagtaataaaatagttatatattaacttaattgtgaacataaaaaataactgtaaaTTTTGTTTTCCAATATGCATGTTACAACTAGAGTGTTCtttgttatagttattttattatttgtacatatagttactatgaaattattaatgccaagacaaatatataactttatcaaTACAAAAAGGTCtcttttgtttcaatttaaagcatcagactaatattataaatgccaaagcaactgttaaatatttatttgttatatattataaacaataatgaaatttggCAGAGGTAGCCTGTAGTACCTGGGTACCTTATAAAAAAGGggaaaaataaacatgcattgAGTCAACAgctactaataattaaatattaaaactttggtCACAATACCTCAATATATAATGGATTCACAATATCATGATGAATCATCTCAAAATTTCTGTGTCCGAACCAATGCTCAACATTTCTTTTGCGGCCAGTGAAAAAATTGTCAACAACAATGACTTCATGTCCTTGAGTCATAAGAATGTCGACAAGGTGAGATCCAACAAATCCTGCCCCACCTGTGacctttaagaaataataatatgaaactcTCACAAGCAAGTTGATAGCTTGTGAAACTATtactttatttagaaaaatatgaaattactaaAGAAATATTGCAATGTTTGTCAAGAGACAATTTAAGGGGAATGATAAATTGGAaaagtttctttttaatttcaatcaattaataattaaaaataaattggagtattttaataattcgtcTAATTTTTGTTTGCCAACAATACTTATAAGTATGTGttagtgtataattaattaccaATATTCTCTTTCGTTCCTTATATCCAAGATATTTGACATCAGGATATTTTTGTGGTATTCTTCCTTCTAAAATAGCTAATTTTTTCTCTAATATTTCTATTCGTGCTTTCGCTTCTGCCAGCTCTAGGTTTGAATTATCAACAACTTTGTTACTTTCCatctcttttaaaatattttgattgaagTAATTTTTCTTTGGCATGTGATTAAAATCTCGGTACTCTATGTCCTGGAAATCCTTATCTATTCTTTGGTTTTGTCTGGCACTTCCTGtgctatttatttgattttgccTAAGAATGAGAAATATTAAGATAactgcaaaataataataagtatattaaaataataatgtgttgaaattaaatattaaaagcaataaGGCTTTAGTATTATTCGTGACATGATATTTAATGACCCGTTTAATAGCTAAaatgcaataatatatatttatgtacttacGTAAAGATAAAACACAAATGATGGTTACGGTCTTTCGAAATTTCAATGATTGTCTTATCATCTCTGAAAgtacaaatttatttcttatgttCACATTTCGTctcttcaatttatttttataatttaaagtaatattacatatgaaatgtttaattacTAGCTTTTATCaaacttttgaaaaataaacaaaccacACAATTAAACTCATGCAACTACAGTATGATTTTGACAATATTGACTTTGACAATTTGACGCAAGGTGAACAACAGAGAAtgatattggtatttttttataattgaaagcTTTGAGGTTAAGCTATTAAATCTTTAGGCGTAAATGCGCTAATTCAACAGTGTATCTTTAAGTGAAAAGTTGGTTTAATTGTTTAATGCTTAAGGtccagaataaaaaataaaaaaatatattttgcaacagaTTAAAACTTTAACTTAATTGTCTgcgatttcttaattttttacagaatgtttctaaacaaaatttaatattgtgtaatgtattataaaatatataaataaagtgttattgtaaatgtattataatgatataacttTACCCATATCTGCTTATAGAATTTGTAAAATCAAAACGgatgactaaaaatatataatattttaattttgtattgtatatatatacgtcaTTACAACACTTCGCTTGAAAATTACTGGCTAATAACCTATTACAACTTTATTTTAACTAGCACTACCAGCTGTCGTGGCTTTACTAgttgcaagaaaaaaaaataagtagatAAAGATTTGTGTGTTTATAGCGGGACATGTTTATGCAATCGAAAAAACGTACTTATATTCGATTATGAACTATATGTTTGTTTTAGACTTTTTTGCATAATTGTTCTTTACAATTTGATACTATTGCCAAGtgattgtacatttttcttttatttgaatGTGTTTAAACACGTTGCATTTCACAAACATGTCTTTTTTGaggaataaatgtctataaactgaTGTCTCATATTATTGTGGTCACTTAGtttctgttttttgtttaataattttaacatagttCTCCTATCAAAAAGTTTAACGCAAATCAGTTCCAAACGCTCTAGTAGAATAAACTGATATTGTACACCTTCAGCCCAGCCTTTGGGTATTAAACTAACTAGAGGTGACATGTGAGAAGTTAAGAACATATTATTACTAATGCACTTTCAAAACACACGGTCAAAATCGCAAATACAACCTTGATCAAACAAACATAAACACCTTACTAAGCAACATACTCTATCAGTGTGTTTTTATTTCCCTAAATAAACAATCCAGTGTGATAAGtatgttaatacttttttacaatttttttaagtatataccttaattttcaattatataacgacttagaatttatacaatataatgttgCCATGTTGATAATtcccaaatatatattttgaggaAATTGTTTTGAATGTGCTCGATTACTAATctgattataatatagatatataaaaaggcCAAGGATATaggcataaaaatatatattaattcattaaaatattaacacaactagttttatataaagggaatataaaaaatacacgtgATCTGAACTGGTTGCACCGTTTGCATACAAGTATGCCTAAAAGGTATCATATACGCtatgttttaattacttaaaaatttcaCGTGTCATTTCACATTTACGATATGGGTAAGAAATCAGAAGATTAAGATTCCGATTTCATACCTAAGCAACAGAATTTATGTCGTTAAAAACAGAAAGAGATCTTCGATCCGGTCAATGTCCCACAAGAATCAATTTTTGGTCCATTTTTCTTCCTCATATAGGTACATAAATAACTTCTTCTTGATGATGATACttcactatttttttaataataaatgtaaaatgactGTCAAAACATTAAAACGAAACATAGCCAGTTTTTTTAGTATTACAATAGCTTGCccttatgttatgttatgttataccttgcttatattgaataaaaatatttggcaaTAACATTGTTTCATTGGAGGTGAGCCGTCAAAAGTTTATGTGTCGACTCTAATTACATGTCTCTCTGTTTTACTTTTATCAATCTACCAATTTAGCATTACAAGAAATTGGTGTGTTTGTTTTTGGAATACGAGCATTAGATCAACAAAGTTTGTTGAATTTCAAAATTAGCTAAAATCGATTTCTTCGAAAATGGGCTGTGTAAATGTATGGGCGGTGTATCGCTATAAGCCATGGATTAGAGAATActgtttcattatataatgattGGAGTTCAGTGCATTTTctgatttataacatttatcgAAAAATATAATGGAATAAAGAACACAGTGCTAACATTTAATATAGTGGATAATTATGAcaacgataaatataaaaaaatatgacaacGGTTCTGATAACAAATCATGTAATACTAATTCTAAATCTATAAGAGGATAAAGATTAAGAGATCGATTAAATTATGACGAATGATATCAAATTAATAGTCATTGTGTACctaattattttgttagtttcaaaattatttagataGCTAAGAAAAaattctgaaaaataaaaatttccaagcaataaaaactttaaaatgggAAAAAAGCTAAACATtggtaactatatatatatattatgtataaggtaaaaatatttaaagcgcaaatttaattttgaaattcttTTCTGATAAAGACTTACTCTTTCTTTTGTTATACAGTATTTAGCGTAGAATTGATGAATGtgtggtttaaaattttatgtatccACTGTTaggcttaataaaatatttacttatatgtaaaatattgcaATCTACTGTAAGAAAACAAATGTCGTTGTATAATGGTTGTACacgaaaactttaaatatacaaaatcacaATTACAAAAACgagtttttatttagatttagatttaaaattttagataattcagactttttttttaattttacttatatttaacatacgtttattttaataggaacATAGGACATTTGagatataatctttattaaaaaaatatcagtcaCTGCATTGTCCTCGAACTCGAACCAATATATCAGGCTGGTCGACAAATAAACCGTCTACACCCGCGTCTAGAAATGCCTTGATTTCACTCTCAAGGTCACCAAATGCGATAGgtgaattattattttggaACTCTTtaggcaaatatatattttcagctCGAAAAGTCCACGGATGAACTTCAAGACCCACAGCATGAGCATCTTCCACAAAAGTCGTCGGTGAACCCAGATTATTCGCTAGATTTCGAGGaataatataactcttttcTGGTCCTACAGCTGCAGCATAATCAGCGACATCAGCAAGTCCCTTTGGAGTTGCCATTTGAGCATAAGTCAGCCCAGTACCAAGTTCAGCTTGATCATAGGGCATGCCTGTTCTAGCACCATATAATTGCAAAAGTCGAAGATTTGTTAGTTTTTTGAGCTTTCTTAAATTGCTGATTTCAAACGATTGTATATAAACAGGAGAATCTTTGTCGAAATAGCCGTTTCTGTGAAATACCTCTACTACTTTAGGTTCCATCGCTAATCCTAGGCGTTGGAAATGTAAGCCATATTTTAATTCTGGATAAATTCCAATAGTTCGATTTTCACTTATTTCTAAGGCTTTTActaattcaattatttcttgGAATGTTGGTATGTCGTAAGCTTTATCCAATCTTGCATTTCCCGGCCGTATTAGTGGTATTGGTTCTGTAGCTCTTAACGTTTTAATTTCTGCGAGTGTAAAATCTTCTGAAAACCAACCTGAGACAATTTTTCCACTGACATTTTGGGTTCGATAACGATCAGCAAATTCAGGACGCGTGGATACATCAGTAGTATGACCCAGTTCATTTTCATGTCGTGAGATTAAATATCCGTCACTAGTCATCACTAAATCGGGCTCGACGTAATCGGCTCCCATTGTTATTGCCAAAGCATAGGCACCAAGAGTGTGTTCAGGTACATAGCCACTAGCACCTCTATGGGCAACTACTAATGGCTTGCAATCATCAGCACCACGCctctttaatttcttaaaatcgGAATATGATGTAGCTGTTACAATATTAGCGATGAGAACCGCAAATAGAAGTAATAATATACGTCTTTTCACGTTCATGATTGATTTGAAATGAAGTGatcatgaatataataataaagataactcAAATATAATCAatcttttatcaaaaataaaaataggaaaGTTGATTAAGCTCGTTGCAGTTTCGGATTATGTTCCCAAATTCGTTCTATTGTGAAACTCTTTGGTAATTAATAGTTTATCGATTGATTGTAATACTAGAGCTTTTCCCGCGGTTTCGCTTGCGTCATAAttcagattttaatatttttttttaaattattattttagtcaaatttaaaatagtccctcccgattcccacctgACGCAAAGCTGCctataatgcaggccgcatttccgcgctatacggcaatggacaacctctgtGCAAGTGGAatccggagcgactgtcaaatcccctctctctaaggcagaatttataaatatcattttccATAGATCTTCCTTCAAAAAGAAAGGATATACTAactatacaaactttcatccccttatcattaacttaaataatttacagtACCTTGGAATACTTCCAAcgatagataataatttataattttaatccatTTTTAAGATTACCTACTCTTGACAAACagatagacaaaaataaaaatatcggttgttttgtttttgcaaaaagccatatattataatgacagttattttttgtaaaagacaaatacctacttaaaatttttgtatttgtatagataaataatctGCGGGAAAGagctaattaatatatatttaaatgtaattaatttaaatgtcttGTTtacttatcattaattaatccttaattctttacaaaataatatagctCGTATAGTCAAGCACAACAAGCTTTTATTACttctttttacattattattttaaaaaaaaaagttttagtacaagtaaataattataaaaataagcaactactctaacataaaa belongs to Nymphalis io chromosome 2, ilAglIoxx1.1, whole genome shotgun sequence and includes:
- the LOC126778730 gene encoding UDP-glucuronic acid decarboxylase 1 isoform X2 is translated as MSLIVWQNQINSTGSARQNQRIDKDFQDIEYRDFNHMPKKNYFNQNILKEMESNKVVDNSNLELAEAKARIEILEKKLAILEGRIPQKYPDVKYLGYKERKRILVTGGAGFVGSHLVDILMTQGHEVIVVDNFFTGRKRNVEHWFGHRNFEMIHHDIVNPLYIEADEIYHLASPASPPHYMQNPVKTIKTNTLGTINMLGLARRVGAKILIASTSEVYGDPMVHPQPESYWGHVNPIGPRACYDEGKRVAETLAYSYAKQENVSVRVARIFNTYGPRMHVSDGRVVSNFIMQAIQNLTITVYGNGKQTRSFCYVSDLVDGLLGLMASSYTLPVNIGNPVEHTIEEFAVIIKNLVPGCRSTVATGAAVEDDPQRRRPDITIAETHLNWSPKISLQDGLQRTIDYFKEELTRTTFYNNQTYMDVKVKSRH
- the LOC126778730 gene encoding UDP-glucuronic acid decarboxylase 1 isoform X3; amino-acid sequence: MPKKNYFNQNILKEMESNKVVDNSNLELAEAKARIEILEKKLAILEGRIPQKYPDVKYLGYKERKRILVTGGAGFVGSHLVDILMTQGHEVIVVDNFFTGRKRNVEHWFGHRNFEMIHHDIVNPLYIEADEIYHLASPASPPHYMQNPVKTIKTNTLGTINMLGLARRVGAKILIASTSEVYGDPMVHPQPESYWGHVNPIGPRACYDEGKRVAETLAYSYAKQENVSVRVARIFNTYGPRMHVSDGRVVSNFIMQAIQNLTITVYGNGKQTRSFCYVSDLVDGLLGLMASSYTLPVNIGNPVEHTIEEFAVIIKNLVPGCRSTVATGAAVEDDPQRRRPDITIAETHLNWSPKISLQDGLQRTIDYFKEELTRTTFYNNQTYMDVKVKSRH
- the LOC126778730 gene encoding UDP-glucuronic acid decarboxylase 1 isoform X1 is translated as MIRQSLKFRKTVTIICVLSLLILIFLILRQNQINSTGSARQNQRIDKDFQDIEYRDFNHMPKKNYFNQNILKEMESNKVVDNSNLELAEAKARIEILEKKLAILEGRIPQKYPDVKYLGYKERKRILVTGGAGFVGSHLVDILMTQGHEVIVVDNFFTGRKRNVEHWFGHRNFEMIHHDIVNPLYIEADEIYHLASPASPPHYMQNPVKTIKTNTLGTINMLGLARRVGAKILIASTSEVYGDPMVHPQPESYWGHVNPIGPRACYDEGKRVAETLAYSYAKQENVSVRVARIFNTYGPRMHVSDGRVVSNFIMQAIQNLTITVYGNGKQTRSFCYVSDLVDGLLGLMASSYTLPVNIGNPVEHTIEEFAVIIKNLVPGCRSTVATGAAVEDDPQRRRPDITIAETHLNWSPKISLQDGLQRTIDYFKEELTRTTFYNNQTYMDVKVKSRH
- the LOC126778785 gene encoding uncharacterized protein LOC126778785 — translated: MNVKRRILLLLFAVLIANIVTATSYSDFKKLKRRGADDCKPLVVAHRGASGYVPEHTLGAYALAITMGADYVEPDLVMTSDGYLISRHENELGHTTDVSTRPEFADRYRTQNVSGKIVSGWFSEDFTLAEIKTLRATEPIPLIRPGNARLDKAYDIPTFQEIIELVKALEISENRTIGIYPELKYGLHFQRLGLAMEPKVVEVFHRNGYFDKDSPVYIQSFEISNLRKLKKLTNLRLLQLYGARTGMPYDQAELGTGLTYAQMATPKGLADVADYAAAVGPEKSYIIPRNLANNLGSPTTFVEDAHAVGLEVHPWTFRAENIYLPKEFQNNNSPIAFGDLESEIKAFLDAGVDGLFVDQPDILVRVRGQCSD